Part of the Tidjanibacter massiliensis genome is shown below.
ATCTTCTTCTCTTCGCTGCTCTGGTTCTGCGTCATTTCGAGGGCGTCCGACAGTTCGTCCATCGAGATGTTCGTATGGCTTTTCGCGGCCCGTCGGTTGAACCGTTCGCCCAGTTTGACGAGTATCCACGACAGCGGCTTGAAGGCCGACCTGACCCCGAGCAGCGGGACGGCGATGATACTGGCGAAACGGAGGGGAAAGTGCGATGCGGTCACCTTCGGGATGATTTCGCCGAACAGCAGGAGAATGAAGGTGACGAGCACCGTTTTGAATGCGAAGTTCCACCCTGCTGAGGTGAATGTGACCAGGGAGTCGATGATGTTGTTTGAGAGAATGACGATGATGATATTGACGAGATTGTTGAGTATCAATATCGTTGCCAGCGTGTAATCCTCCGTGGACAGAAGTTTCAGGATAGCTTCGTCGCTTTTGTTCCCACGGTTTTTGACCGTCCGGATGTCGCCGGGCGACAGCGAAAAGAGGGCCGTCTCCGAACCGGAAGCGAAGGCCGATATACATATCAGGACGGCCAGGATGACGAGGCTTATGATGTCCGAACCGTCGAAGCCCTTATAAAGGAATATGCTGCAAAAATGTATCAAAATTCATCCGTATTGGTTCCTTCCCGGTGCGTGCCGTACCGGGAAGCGGCGTTTGCTGCCGTTCCGGTATCCGGACGGCGGAGCGTCAGTGCTGGCCGAACAGGTCGTTTTCGGGCTGTTCCGCCTGCTGCGGTGCGTCGGTCTCGTCCTTCATCGAGACTTTCGATATCTTGCCGCTGCCTGGGACGGCGTTGGTGAGCCGGACATTGCGGCGTATGTAGGCCGGGGTGGCGAGGTATTTTTCGATGTCGCCGAGCCGGTTGGTCTTCCGGACGTGGATGACGTTGGCGTTTGTCTGCGGTTTGCGGCCCGCCGTGTGGAAGATTCCGCCGGTTGCAGGCCGTTCCGCGGCCTGCTGCTGTCCCTGTTGGGTTCCGAGTGCATTCACGTTGTCGAAGCCGGTCGCTACGATGGTGAGCACGATTTCATCGTCGAGCGAAGGGTCTACACCGGCTCCCCAGATGATGTTGGCCGAGTGCGGGTCGCCGATGCCGCGGCTCGCCTTGCGCTGAATCATCTCCAGTACGGAAGTGGCTTCGTCGAAACTTATCTGTCCCGGGCTGTACGAGAGGTTGAAGAGGATGTCCCGTGCCCCCTTTATCTCCTGATGGTTGAGCAGCGGGGAGGAGAGCGCCGCCTCGGTCACTTTGGCTATCTTGTCTTCGCCGCTGGCCCGGCCCGAACCCATGAGCGCCATGCCGCCGTCGGTCATGACGGCCTTCACGTCGGCGAAGTCCACGTTTACATTACCTTCCCTCGTGATGAGTTCGGCAATACCCTTGGCTGCCGTCGCCAGAATGTCGTCGGCCTTGCCGAAGGCCTCTTCCAGCGGCAGCGAACCGTATATCTTGGCAATGTTGTCGTTGTGGATTACCACGAGCGAATCCACGTTTTTGCGCAGCTCTTCGAGCCCCCGGTTGGCCTGGTCTACCCGCTTGCGTCCCTCTGCGTGGAAGGGCAGGGTAACGATGCCGACGGTGAGGATACCCCGGTCGCGTGCGGCCTTGGCGATGACCGGTGCGGCTCCCGTACCCGTACCGCCCCCCATGCCCGCCGTGACGAATACCATCTTGGTGCCCTCCTGCTCGAAGCGCAGCACGATGTCGTCGAGACTCTCTATCGCGGCCTGCCGTCCCTTGTTGGGGTCGTTGCCTGCGCCGAGCCCTTCGCCGAGCTGAACCTTGATGGGAACGGGGCTGGCATTGAGGGCCTGCCGGTCGGTATTGCAGACCATGAAGGTGACGTCCGTGATACCCAGGTCGTACATGTGGTTCACGGCGTTGCCGCCCGCACCGCCGACTCCCAGTACCATGATGATGGAGGGATTCTTTTTCGGCAGCTTGATGCCTACGATTACTTCGTTTTCGTCTGTCATTGCCTGGTGCGGTTTATATTTCGTCGTCATCGACGACCTCGAAGATTTCCTTGAAGAACCGGCCGATACCTCCGAAAGGTCTCTTTTTGTCCTTGCCTTTGCCGTTGTTCGGAGTGCGGGGCGTATCGCCGCCATCCGACGGACGTTTGGCGGTATCGTTCTCTGTTTGTTTCCGGATGTCGAGACCTTCGCCGTCGGGCGCAGGTCTCTGTCCTTCATCCGTCGGTATCTGCCGGTCGGTTGCGGTGTCTGTCTGCTCCTCTGTTTTCTCTCTTTTCCGGAGCGGTTCGGCGTCGGCCGCTATGCGGCTCTCCTGCAGGCCGAGCAGCAGCAGACCTATCGCCGAAGAGAGGTGCATGTCGTCCGCTGCCGGGAGCGACCGGTCGTTCACCAGTTCGGGATAGGCGCTGCCTGTGCGGACGTCGTATTTCGTACGTTCCCGGAAGAGGGTGTCGATATCCTTGAGGTAGGCTCCGCCGCCGGTGAGGACGATGCCCGAACCGAGTTTGTCGGCATATCCCGACTCCTTTATCTCCTCCATGACGTTCTCCACGATGTCCAGCAGACGTGCCTCGATTATCTGAGCGAGGTTGTAGAACGAAATCTCCTTGTTTTCCCGTTGGGTGCGTCCCTTTATCTTGATGTTCTGCGACCGCTTCTCCTCAGGAATCTGAGCCGCCACGGCATAACCGTGGGTGGTCTTGAGTTTTTCGATGAACCGTTCCGGTATCGCGATGGAACGGATGTCGCGGTTGATGGCATCCGAACCGACCGGCAGTACGCCCACATAACGCATGATGTTGTCCTGCCAGATGCAGATATCCGTGCATCCCGCGCCGATGTCGATGACTGCGGCGCCGAGTTCCTTTTCGTCTTCGGTCAGTACCGCGGCTGCGCTCGCCTGCGCGTTGGTGAAGAGCCGGCGCTGGACGATGCCGAGCCGCAGGAAAGCCTTGTTGAGCCTTTCAAGGCTTCCCCGGTTGGCGAGGATGAAGTTGAAAGTGGCTTCGAGCTGCTGTCCGAAGCGGCCCACGGGCTGCATCGTCTCTTCGCGCGAGTCGATGACATACTTCTGCGGCGTCCGGTCGAG
Proteins encoded:
- the ftsZ gene encoding cell division protein FtsZ encodes the protein MTDENEVIVGIKLPKKNPSIIMVLGVGGAGGNAVNHMYDLGITDVTFMVCNTDRQALNASPVPIKVQLGEGLGAGNDPNKGRQAAIESLDDIVLRFEQEGTKMVFVTAGMGGGTGTGAAPVIAKAARDRGILTVGIVTLPFHAEGRKRVDQANRGLEELRKNVDSLVVIHNDNIAKIYGSLPLEEAFGKADDILATAAKGIAELITREGNVNVDFADVKAVMTDGGMALMGSGRASGEDKIAKVTEAALSSPLLNHQEIKGARDILFNLSYSPGQISFDEATSVLEMIQRKASRGIGDPHSANIIWGAGVDPSLDDEIVLTIVATGFDNVNALGTQQGQQQAAERPATGGIFHTAGRKPQTNANVIHVRKTNRLGDIEKYLATPAYIRRNVRLTNAVPGSGKISKVSMKDETDAPQQAEQPENDLFGQH
- the ftsA gene encoding cell division protein FtsA; the protein is MQAENKNYIVAIDLGSGSVTAAAGSKDPDGRLNIIDMVSKPMQGMSCGEVINIEQVTGAVRAAVGELEEHLGIKVTEAYAGISGHDIKCADSSYFVYVSGEDHEICEEDVAKLHESMNSLQPPEGICILDRTPQKYVIDSREETMQPVGRFGQQLEATFNFILANRGSLERLNKAFLRLGIVQRRLFTNAQASAAAVLTEDEKELGAAVIDIGAGCTDICIWQDNIMRYVGVLPVGSDAINRDIRSIAIPERFIEKLKTTHGYAVAAQIPEEKRSQNIKIKGRTQRENKEISFYNLAQIIEARLLDIVENVMEEIKESGYADKLGSGIVLTGGGAYLKDIDTLFRERTKYDVRTGSAYPELVNDRSLPAADDMHLSSAIGLLLLGLQESRIAADAEPLRKREKTEEQTDTATDRQIPTDEGQRPAPDGEGLDIRKQTENDTAKRPSDGGDTPRTPNNGKGKDKKRPFGGIGRFFKEIFEVVDDDEI